In Paenibacillus sp. FSL M7-0420, a single genomic region encodes these proteins:
- a CDS encoding protein arginine kinase, translated as MSSLRFTEQALSDWMRCGGSHSEIVISSRMRIARNLEHLPFPLLASREQSEEVLEQLAPVFQGEASADFGSFELLRLDELGELDKKVLVEKHLISPNLADDSKGGAVILNEDESVSIMINEEDHLRIQCLFPGLQVREAWVRATAIDDIFEAAVNYAFDDRRGYLTSCPTNVGTGLRASVMVHLPALVMTHQINRILSAVNQVGLTVRGIYGEGSEAVGNIFQISNQITLGQTENEIIENLHSVVTQIIEHERNARERLLVDSALRITDRIKRSYGILAYAAVMELKESAQRLSDLRLGVDLGILEGPSISVLNELNVKTQPGFLQKLFGDELSPTERDMYRAKLLRETLGSQH; from the coding sequence ATGTCAAGTCTCCGGTTTACCGAACAAGCACTGAGTGACTGGATGCGCTGCGGCGGCAGCCATTCGGAGATTGTCATCAGCAGCCGTATGCGTATCGCCCGTAATCTGGAGCATCTTCCGTTCCCGCTGCTCGCTTCAAGAGAGCAGTCCGAGGAGGTGCTGGAGCAGCTTGCCCCCGTATTTCAGGGTGAAGCTTCGGCCGACTTCGGCAGCTTCGAGCTGCTGAGACTGGATGAGCTGGGTGAGCTGGACAAAAAAGTACTGGTGGAAAAGCACCTCATCAGTCCTAATCTGGCGGATGATTCCAAAGGCGGGGCAGTCATTCTTAATGAGGACGAGTCGGTCAGCATTATGATTAATGAGGAGGATCATCTCCGCATTCAATGCCTGTTCCCGGGGCTGCAGGTCAGAGAAGCCTGGGTAAGGGCAACCGCCATCGATGATATTTTCGAGGCTGCTGTCAATTACGCCTTCGATGACCGCAGAGGCTACTTAACAAGCTGTCCCACCAATGTGGGAACAGGGCTGAGAGCCTCGGTTATGGTGCATCTGCCGGCCTTGGTCATGACGCATCAGATCAACCGCATTTTGTCCGCAGTTAATCAGGTGGGGCTTACCGTTAGAGGAATTTACGGTGAAGGCAGCGAAGCAGTAGGGAATATCTTTCAGATCTCCAACCAGATTACGCTCGGACAGACCGAAAATGAGATTATTGAGAATCTTCACAGCGTAGTCACCCAGATTATAGAGCATGAACGCAACGCCCGTGAACGCCTGCTGGTCGATTCCGCTCTGCGGATTACGGACCGTATCAAGCGCTCCTACGGAATTCTGGCCTATGCTGCTGTGATGGAACTGAAAGAATCGGCACAGCGGCTCTCCGATCTGCGGCTTGGTGTAGATCTGGGGATTCTGGAAGGGCCTTCGATTTCAGTGCTCAATGAGCTGAATGTCAAGACTCAGCCGGGCTTTCTGCAAAAGCTGTTCGGTGACGAGCTGTCGCCTACTGAACGCGATATGTACCGGGCGAAGCTGCTCCGGGAGACACTGGGATCACAACATTAA